A window of Rhodothermales bacterium genomic DNA:
CCCTCCTGCTGTTCGCCCTCCTGCTGTTCGCCCTCCTGCTGTTCGCCCTCCTGCTGTTCGCCTTCGTTTTCCTTGGGCGTCTCACCCGTTTCGGGCTCGTCGGAGAGTTCTTCCGTCTTTTCGCGGATCTGCTCCTGCTGTTCGGCCAGGTCTTCAGCGCGGCGGGCGGCCTCCTCGAGGTCCTGCTGCACACGGAGTTGTTTAAAGAGATCGAGGGTTCGTTCGAGACGCTCCTGATACTGCTCTTCGTTAAACTCGAATTCCTGCAAGGCCTCTTGCATCTGCTGGAGATCGAGTTCCTGCATGGCTTCCTGGAGCTGGCTGAGGGCTTCCATCAACTCGGGCGAGTTGATTTCTTCGATCACCTTCTGCATTTCCTGGTACATTTCCAGGGTACGTTCCGAGGCCAGGTCGTTTTCCTCCATGCGTTCGATCATCTCGTCGAACGCCTGGTTGAGTTCGTCGGCGCGTTGTTCGATGGCGGATTGTTTCTCTCGGACCTGTTCGAGTTGGCGCTGATCTTCCCAATCGCTCTCCTGCTTATTGCGTAGTTCGTCGCGGAGTTCTTCGAACTGCTCGCGGATCTGGCGCGCCTCGTCCAGGATTTCCTCCATCTCCTCTTCGGCGGCGTCCTCCGTGGCGTCGAGTTGTTCGTATTGTTCGGCTATCGAGGGGAGGCGGAGCAGGTGGGTAGCGCTGCGGGCGTCTTTGAAGCCGGCGAAGGCGTCGTTATCCCACACCTGTACAAAAAACTCGATGACATCACCCGGCACGGGGTCCAGCGGCGTGTCGCGGCGGAGGTCCCAGGCGTGGAGCACTTCCTGATCGAGTTCAAACGGGGCCAGCGTGGTGAGGGGGATGGTGCTGAAGGCGGCATCAGGCGTGCCGAAGCGGGACTCGGCGAGACGGTAGTTGAGCGCGAGCCGGCTGAATCCGAAGTCGTCCGTCAGCCGGATGCGCAGCGCCGTCGCCAGGGCGTCGTTGAGTTCGGACACCGGCTCGGGCTCGACGACAAGCACCTGAGGCCGAGCATCCTGGACGACGCGGACGGTATATTCGATCGGGTCGCTGTTGGCGATGCCGCGTTCATCGACGAAGAGAAGGTGATATGTGCCTTCCTGGCGCACGATAAACGATCCTTCCGCCGTGGCTCGGCTCAGGGTGAGGGTGTCGCGCCGGCCCTCATCATGGACGATGAAGCCGGCGGCGGCATCCGGGCCGCTCAGGTCGATCGCCAGCTGAACGGAGGTGCCGGCGAGGGCCTGGATATCGCCGACGTTCGGATCCAGCCGCTGGGGTGGAATACGTGCGTAACGGGGAAAATTCAGCGCCACGCGTAACGACCGGATGAGCGGCCGCTCGGCGATTTCAGCGGTGAACCAGGGGGTGGCGTATGCGCCGGCGCGGACGCGGTAACGAAAGGAGTGACGAACGTTGAGGAGATGGTGCACAAAACGATGGGCGGAGTCCGCCCGCATGTCCTCCGTGGTGATCAGTTCTTCCTCCAGATGCTGCATCTCGAGTGTCGCCGTAGCCGGCGTCGCGGACCCCGAGGCCAGGGTGCGAATCGTCAGGGAATCTCCCCGAATTAATGCGATGTCGCCAGGTTCGACGCTGAGTTGAAATGGGGAGGGGCGATTGAAGTGTGTACTCGGGGCGAGAAGCCGATGAGAAGCGCCCAGAAACGCTCCGGGAGCCGCGAGGAGGAATATGAGGACGCCAACTAGCGGGATGAGCGCGAGGCGCGAGGCGTGCCGGACCCGATCGAACGAGACCACGTTCTCAAACGGCACCGGATCGATGGTGCGGCCGAGCGAGGCGACGGCATGATCGATGATCCCCGGCGAAGACGGACTCGTCCTGCCTTCGATCAATTGAAGCATCGTGGTGAATCGATCCGAGATCTCCGGGAAACGCTGCCCGATTTGCCGGGCGAGTTGTGCTTCGGAGGGGCCGCTCAACCAGCCGCCCATGCGGAGCAGGGGGCGGACGACCACCCAGTAGGCGAGCGCAAGCGCCGAGAGGAGGACCGACCAGAATAGAAAGGTGCGAAAGGCAGAATCCAGCCACAGACTGGCCTCGACGGCCGTGGCGAGGAGCCAGATGGCCGCTATACTGCCCAGGAAGAAAACTCCGCCCCATGCACACTCGGCGAGTTGCTGCCGGCGACCGACGGCTTGCAGGCGCTGGCGAAGCGAAGAAATAAAAGCCTGGGTCTTTTCGCTCATGGGCGGGAGTTATCGAGACAGGGGTACAAAAACGCGGGGGTATATGCTCTACCGCAGCGACCGTCTTCGGGTTTCAGGAGGGGTCGCGCCTCGGAGGTGCGTTGGTTTATCTAACGCCGAAAACAAACGCCGTTCCTGAGGCGGTTACGGGAGGTTGTGTTACGTGGAACTTTGCCTATATTCCACTTCTCACCAGAGGCGCGTTGTGACCTGTTAAGCGGAGATTACCTCATGAACGAAATCATTGCCGTCATTCTCGGAGGAGGCGCGGGCAGCCGGCTGCACCCTCTTACGTACCGGAGATCCAAACCAGCCGTGCCCCTCGCCGGCCGTTTTCGTCTCATCGACATCCCCATCTCGAACTGCATCAACTCCGACATCAACCGGATTTTTGTGTTGACGCAGTTCAACTCGGCCAGTTTGCACAGCCACATCCAGAACGCCTACCGGTTCGACCGATTCGATCGCGGCTTTGTCACGATCCAGGCGGCCGAGCAGACGCCGGCGTCGAGTTCGTGGTTTCAGGGCACCGCGGACGCGGTGCGACGCATCCAGATGCACACACGCGTGTCGCGGCACTCGCACGTACTCATCCTGTCGGGCGACCAGCTCTACACGATGAACTACCAGGAGATGTTCAAGCATCACGTGGATCTGAAGGCCGACATCACGATCGCCACGATCCCCGTGCACGCCAACGATGCGTCGGGGTTTGGCATCCTGAAAACCGACGACACGCATACGATCACCGAGTTCTACGAGAAGCCCCAGCCATACGATCTTGCCGGCAAGGAGAGCCCTGTCGACGACGAAATGCGTGCCCAGCAGCGTATCTACCTCGCGTCGATGGGTATCTACATTTTTAACAAGGACGTATTGCGGGACCTTTTGGCGGAAGACAAAAGCTGGCACGACTTCGGGAAGGAGGTCATCCCGGCCGCCATCGAGAAGAAGAAGGTCGTCAGCTTTCCCTTTACCGGGTATTGGAGCGATATCGGGACGATCCGGTCCTTCTACGACGCCAACATTATGTTGACGACGCCGAAGCCCGAGTTTAACGTCTACGACCCGAACGCACCGCTTTACACCGAGGTGCGCACGCTGCCCCACGCCAAGATCACTAATGCCGTCATTCGAAATTCCATTATTGCAGAAGCCAGTGTGGTG
This region includes:
- a CDS encoding DUF4175 family protein is translated as MSEKTQAFISSLRQRLQAVGRRQQLAECAWGGVFFLGSIAAIWLLATAVEASLWLDSAFRTFLFWSVLLSALALAYWVVVRPLLRMGGWLSGPSEAQLARQIGQRFPEISDRFTTMLQLIEGRTSPSSPGIIDHAVASLGRTIDPVPFENVVSFDRVRHASRLALIPLVGVLIFLLAAPGAFLGASHRLLAPSTHFNRPSPFQLSVEPGDIALIRGDSLTIRTLASGSATPATATLEMQHLEEELITTEDMRADSAHRFVHHLLNVRHSFRYRVRAGAYATPWFTAEIAERPLIRSLRVALNFPRYARIPPQRLDPNVGDIQALAGTSVQLAIDLSGPDAAAGFIVHDEGRRDTLTLSRATAEGSFIVRQEGTYHLLFVDERGIANSDPIEYTVRVVQDARPQVLVVEPEPVSELNDALATALRIRLTDDFGFSRLALNYRLAESRFGTPDAAFSTIPLTTLAPFELDQEVLHAWDLRRDTPLDPVPGDVIEFFVQVWDNDAFAGFKDARSATHLLRLPSIAEQYEQLDATEDAAEEEMEEILDEARQIREQFEELRDELRNKQESDWEDQRQLEQVREKQSAIEQRADELNQAFDEMIERMEENDLASERTLEMYQEMQKVIEEINSPELMEALSQLQEAMQELDLQQMQEALQEFEFNEEQYQERLERTLDLFKQLRVQQDLEEAARRAEDLAEQQEQIREKTEELSDEPETGETPKENEGEQQEGEQQEGEQQEGEQQEG
- a CDS encoding glucose-1-phosphate adenylyltransferase; amino-acid sequence: MNEIIAVILGGGAGSRLHPLTYRRSKPAVPLAGRFRLIDIPISNCINSDINRIFVLTQFNSASLHSHIQNAYRFDRFDRGFVTIQAAEQTPASSSWFQGTADAVRRIQMHTRVSRHSHVLILSGDQLYTMNYQEMFKHHVDLKADITIATIPVHANDASGFGILKTDDTHTITEFYEKPQPYDLAGKESPVDDEMRAQQRIYLASMGIYIFNKDVLRDLLAEDKSWHDFGKEVIPAAIEKKKVVSFPFTGYWSDIGTIRSFYDANIMLTTPKPEFNVYDPNAPLYTEVRTLPHAKITNAVIRNSIIAEASVVVDSDISDSVIGIRSFIGRGTTIRRSVIMGADYFHWHDSSEREHLEGPDRPGIGEESFIEGAIVDKNVSIGNRCVIANKAGIQEGGDDKTFYIRDGIVVIPKNVRIEDGTVI